The following coding sequences are from one Capsicum annuum cultivar UCD-10X-F1 chromosome 3, UCD10Xv1.1, whole genome shotgun sequence window:
- the LOC107863815 gene encoding BRCA1-associated RING domain protein 1: protein MKGQTHCKVRGEDIFHERDSKIQKKPNCGLSEMSSESHGQTLQRCPSSEIVAEHKICEYPSVIQPKAVIDQRLLKGSVCAFCHSPKTTEKTGPFLYYANGREVGNFTSLSKVICVHSKCIEWTPQVYYEGDIIKNLDTELSRAAKLKCSSCDLKGAALGCYVRSCRRSYHVPCAFEIQDCRWDMDNYVMLCPIHRSVKFPGEKSKSRKHVRREVHPETSHPTTVQLSFWARSSYGPKEWVLCGSALSSVEKYMLVKFANMCGATVCKFWKPNVTHVVTTTDEKGACTRTMKVLMAILSGKWILTMDWVKACVAANGPVDEELYEISLDNYGSFGGPKAGRLRASANAPKLFDGFKFYLSGDFMPTYKSDLLDLVEKAGGTIIQSKEEFVKQNYGAPQIRPPLVVYNCDPPQDCMFEESNILQQRLAEAEDLAKQIGCQAVQHTWILESISACELVPFC, encoded by the exons ATGAAAGGCCAAACGCATTGCAAAGTTAGGGGTGAAGACATATTTCATGAAAGGGATAGTAAGATACAAAAGAAACCAAATTGTGGTTTGTCAGAAATGAGCTCAGAAAGTCATGGTCAAACTCTACAAAGATGTCCTAGTTCTGAAATTGTTGCCGAGCATAAAATATGTGAATATCCTTCTGTTATTCAGCCAAAAGCAGTTATAGATCAACGTCTTCTGAAAGGAAGTGTTTGTGCTTTCTGTCATTCGCCTAAGACCACAGAG AAAACTGGACCATTCTTGTACTATGCAAATGGAAGAGAAGTGGGAAATTTCACTTCTCTTTCCAAAGTCATATGCGTGCACAGTAAATGCATTGAATG GACACCTCAAGTATATTATGAAGGAGATATTATAAAGAATTTGGACACCGAGTTGTCAAGAGCTGCAAAACTTAAGTGTAGTAGTTGTGACTTGAAGGGTGCAGCACTTGGCTGCTATGTGAGATCTTGCAGGAGGAGTTATCATGTGCCCTGTGCATTTGAAATCCAGGATTGCCGGTGGGATATG GACAACTATGTGATGCTGTGCCCAATTCATCGATCTGTTAAATTTCCCGGCGAGAAGTCAAAGTCCAGAAAGCATGTGAGGAGGGAAGTGCATCCAGAGACTTCTCACCC AACCACTGTGCAATTGAGTTTTTGGGCGAGATCATCCTATGGACCGAAAGAATGGGTTCTTTGTGGGTCAGCTCTATCCTCAGTAGAGAAG TATATGTTGGTGAAGTTTGCTAACATGTGTGGTGCAACTGTGTGCAAGTTTTGGAAACCAAATGTCACACATGTTGTTACAACAACAGATGAAAAGGGTGCATGCACCAGAACAATGAAAGTTCTCATGGCGATTTTGAGTGGAAAATGGATCCTAACTATGGACT GGGTAAAAGCGTGTGTTGCAGCAAATGGTCCAGTAGATGAAGAACTTTATGAAATAAGTCTAGACAATTATGGCAGTTTTGGGGGCCCCAAAGCTGGAAGGTTGAGGGCCTCAGCTAAT GCGCCAAAGCTTTTTGATGGTTTCAAGTTTTATTTGAGTGGAGATTTTATGCCAACTTACAAAAGTGACCTGTTAGATCTAGTTGAGAAGGCCGGAGGCACTATCATTCAGAGCAAGGAAGAGTTTGTTAAACAGAACTATGGTGCACCGCAAATTCGGCCACCTCTAGTGGTATACAACTGTGATCCCCCGCAGGATTGCATGTTTGAAGAAAGCAATATTTTGCAGCAAAGATTAGCTGAAGCTGAGGATCTAGCCAAGCAAATTGGTTGTCAGGCCGTTCAGCACACGTGGATTCTGGAATCTATTTCTGCATGTGAACTGGTACCATTCTGCTGA